In Solea senegalensis isolate Sse05_10M linkage group LG18, IFAPA_SoseM_1, whole genome shotgun sequence, a single window of DNA contains:
- the LOC122759384 gene encoding sarcoplasmic reticulum histidine-rich calcium-binding protein isoform X2 yields MSPVKGWTVTLLLLLLCSAHTPHSGLVVAQEDLTEADAELHARRHEAVGDEEAGTRDADEEVAEEEGDEESDEEDETVRQEAEEEEEEEASDDEDAEEEEADDDDDDEEEETSDDEEEEEEETSDGDAPEEEEADDDDDEKEETSDDEEEEEETSDEDAPEEEESDDDEEEETSDGDAPEEEESDDDDDDDKEEETSDDDEEKEETFEDGDEVTAEDDEANEDEEAEKEEEEEDGEAAEEGEDSDDEEEDDEDMEANTAESEGEEEAEDAAEEEEDEAEEDGDEAEGDDTREEEEADGEAVQFRSGSLCSICSICKHCSEDCDMCPCEEGEESDYCEHCRECSSCYLCPILCDTICTAGGLVDEITGSLYQSVASLL; encoded by the exons ATGTCACCTGTGAAAGGCTGGACagtgacgctgctgctgctgctcctctgctcagcacacacaccacactctgGGCTCGTGGTTGCCCAGGAGGACCTGACTGAGGCAGATGCAGAACTTCATGCCAGACGTCATGAGGCTGTGGGTGATGAAGAAGCTGGAACCAGAGACGCTGATGAAGAGGtagcagaggaggaaggagatgaagagtcagatgaggaggatgagacTGTGAGACAAgaggcagaagaggaagaagaggaggaggcctctgatgatgaagatgctgaggaagaggaggctgatgatgatgatgatgacgaggaggaagagacctctgatgatgaggaggaggaagaagaagagacctCTGATGGGGATGctcctgaggaagaggaggctgatgatgatgatgacgagaAGGAAGAGACCTctgatgatgaggaagaggaagaagagaccTCTGATGAGGATGCTCCTGAGGAAGAGgagtctgatgatgatgaggaggaagagaccTCTGATGGGGATGCTCCTGAGGAAGAGgagtctgatgatgatgatgatgatgataaggaGGAAGAGacctctgatgatgatgaggagaaagaagagacTTTTGAGGACGGAGATGAAGTGACTGCTGAGGATGATGAGGccaatgaggatgaggaggcagaaaaagaggaagaggaggaggatggtgaggcggcagaggagggagaggattCTGATGACGAGGAGGAAGACGATGAGGACATGGAGGCAAACACAGctgagagtgagggagaggaggaggctgaagatgctgctgaggaagaagaggatgaagcTGAGGAAGATGGTG ATGAGGCTGAAGGTGACGACAcgagggaagaagaggaggctgaCGGTGAAGCGGTGCAGTTCCGCTCCGGCTCTCTGTGCAGCATCTGCTCCATTTGTAAG caCTGCTCTGAGGACTGCgacatgtgtccatgtgaagAGGGAGAAGAGTCAGATTACTGTGAGCACTGCCGG GAGTGCTCTTCCTGCTACCTTTGCCCCATACTGTGTGACACCATTTGCACGGCAg gTGGCCTCGTCGATGAGATCACAGGATCCCTCTATCA GAGCGTGGCCTCCCTCCTTTGA
- the LOC122759384 gene encoding cilia- and flagella-associated protein 251 isoform X1 — translation MSPVKGWTVTLLLLLLCSAHTPHSGLVVAQEDLTEADAELHARRHEAVGDEEAGTRDADEEVAEEEGDEESDEEDETVRQEAEEEEEEEASDDEDAEEEEADDDDDDEEEETSDDEEEEEEETSDGDAPEEEEADDDDDEKEETSDDEEEEEETSDEDAPEEEESDDDEEEETSDGDAPEEEESDDDDDDDKEEETSDDDEEKEETFEDGDEVTAEDDEANEDEEAEKEEEEEDGEAAEEGEDSDDEEEDDEDMEANTAESEGEEEAEDAAEEEEDEAEEDGDEAEGDDTREEEEADGEAVQFRSGSLCSICSICKHCSEDCDMCPCEEGEESDYCEHCRQECSSCYLCPILCDTICTAGGLVDEITGSLYQSVASLL, via the exons ATGTCACCTGTGAAAGGCTGGACagtgacgctgctgctgctgctcctctgctcagcacacacaccacactctgGGCTCGTGGTTGCCCAGGAGGACCTGACTGAGGCAGATGCAGAACTTCATGCCAGACGTCATGAGGCTGTGGGTGATGAAGAAGCTGGAACCAGAGACGCTGATGAAGAGGtagcagaggaggaaggagatgaagagtcagatgaggaggatgagacTGTGAGACAAgaggcagaagaggaagaagaggaggaggcctctgatgatgaagatgctgaggaagaggaggctgatgatgatgatgatgacgaggaggaagagacctctgatgatgaggaggaggaagaagaagagacctCTGATGGGGATGctcctgaggaagaggaggctgatgatgatgatgacgagaAGGAAGAGACCTctgatgatgaggaagaggaagaagagaccTCTGATGAGGATGCTCCTGAGGAAGAGgagtctgatgatgatgaggaggaagagaccTCTGATGGGGATGCTCCTGAGGAAGAGgagtctgatgatgatgatgatgatgataaggaGGAAGAGacctctgatgatgatgaggagaaagaagagacTTTTGAGGACGGAGATGAAGTGACTGCTGAGGATGATGAGGccaatgaggatgaggaggcagaaaaagaggaagaggaggaggatggtgaggcggcagaggagggagaggattCTGATGACGAGGAGGAAGACGATGAGGACATGGAGGCAAACACAGctgagagtgagggagaggaggaggctgaagatgctgctgaggaagaagaggatgaagcTGAGGAAGATGGTG ATGAGGCTGAAGGTGACGACAcgagggaagaagaggaggctgaCGGTGAAGCGGTGCAGTTCCGCTCCGGCTCTCTGTGCAGCATCTGCTCCATTTGTAAG caCTGCTCTGAGGACTGCgacatgtgtccatgtgaagAGGGAGAAGAGTCAGATTACTGTGAGCACTGCCGG CAGGAGTGCTCTTCCTGCTACCTTTGCCCCATACTGTGTGACACCATTTGCACGGCAg gTGGCCTCGTCGATGAGATCACAGGATCCCTCTATCA GAGCGTGGCCTCCCTCCTTTGA